From the Microtus ochrogaster isolate Prairie Vole_2 unplaced genomic scaffold, MicOch1.0 UNK24, whole genome shotgun sequence genome, one window contains:
- the Anapc13 gene encoding anaphase-promoting complex subunit 13: MDSEVQRDGRILDLIDDAWREDKLPYEDVAIPLSELPEPEQDNGGTTESVKEQEMKWTDLALQCLHENVPPAGN; encoded by the exons ATGGACAGCGAGGTGCAGCGAGATGGAAGGATCTTGGATTTGATTGATGACGCTTGGCGGGAAGACAAGCTGCCATACGAGGATGTCGCGATCCCACTG AGTGAGCTTCCAGAGCCTGAGCAGGACAACGGTGGCACCACAGAGTCTGTGAAAGAGCAGGAGATGAAGTGGACGGACCTGGCTTTGCAGTGTCTCCACGAGAATGTCCCACCTGCCGGAAACTGA